Proteins encoded together in one Synechococcus sp. A15-62 window:
- a CDS encoding metallophosphoesterase — translation MLQLVLGTGLTAAALPLSAARGAVQRVGLISDLNSSYGSTRYIPAVDQGLDQLIGLQPDLVVCAGDMVAGQMRGLTGQQLDAMWRGFETSVLQRLQAADIPLLPAIGNHDGSPGFPVDRAAVGRFWTPIRERMGLAFVDASQFPFRYSVLQDGIFWLVWDASSARVPEDQLIWAQQQLASTEAQKARARFVVGHLPLAGVGLGKDRPGEVLERGGALQALMDAAGVQAYISGHHHTWFSSRRGQLDLIQLGALGSGPRRLLRGEAPAQQSFTLLEIDGGRGTLRETTYAVSTGRPISWSTLPLRLNTRAGLLQRNASERLLRG, via the coding sequence ATGCTGCAGTTGGTGCTTGGCACCGGTCTTACGGCAGCGGCCCTGCCCTTGAGCGCCGCAAGGGGAGCTGTTCAACGGGTTGGGCTGATCAGCGATCTCAACAGCAGCTATGGCTCCACCCGCTACATCCCTGCCGTGGATCAAGGGCTGGATCAGCTCATTGGCCTGCAGCCGGATCTGGTGGTGTGTGCTGGCGACATGGTCGCGGGTCAGATGCGAGGCCTCACTGGTCAGCAGCTGGATGCCATGTGGCGGGGCTTTGAGACGTCGGTTCTGCAGCGGCTTCAGGCGGCGGACATTCCACTGCTGCCAGCGATCGGGAACCATGACGGTTCACCGGGTTTCCCCGTGGATCGTGCTGCTGTGGGTCGGTTCTGGACCCCGATCCGTGAACGGATGGGATTGGCGTTTGTGGATGCCTCGCAGTTCCCGTTTCGCTACTCGGTGCTGCAGGACGGGATCTTCTGGCTGGTCTGGGATGCCAGCTCAGCCCGTGTTCCTGAGGATCAGCTGATCTGGGCACAACAGCAGTTGGCCAGCACCGAGGCACAAAAGGCTCGTGCTCGGTTTGTGGTGGGTCATCTCCCCCTGGCTGGGGTTGGTCTGGGCAAGGATCGCCCCGGTGAGGTGTTGGAGCGGGGAGGTGCACTTCAGGCCTTGATGGATGCCGCCGGCGTGCAGGCCTACATCAGTGGTCATCACCACACCTGGTTCTCCAGTCGTCGTGGCCAGCTTGATCTGATCCAGCTCGGCGCCTTGGGCAGCGGCCCCCGGCGCCTGTTGCGTGGTGAAGCGCCAGCACAGCAGAGCTTCACCTTGTTGGAGATCGATGGGGGCAGGGGCACCCTGCGGGAGACCACCTACGCCGTGTCCACGGGACGGCCGATCTCCTGGTCCACACTCCCGCTCCGTCTCAACACCCGTGCTGGCTTGCTCCAGCGCAACGCATCAGAGCGTTTGCTGCGGGGGTGA
- a CDS encoding iron ABC transporter permease codes for MIEAGVRFARPRSDPHRSSPDSFHGNVATPRRDNGVRPIAEVKLLPNRSVVPSPTRLALILIASITGLVAIWPVLTLVREALTSLHSGFSDLGPDGMRQIVGTIQLLLGTATLGTLLGTANGWLLCNCRFPGRAWLRIAQLIPLATPAYLLSAILVDLGSRHSWTIHGMGWGIAVMALTTYPYVFLLSTESFSVSGQRQLEACRSLGVGPWSAFRRVALPIALPAIGAGVALMGMEVVNELGAVQLLGIPSLSAGILETWQSNGDPAGAISLALITLVIVLTLVVCERSLRRRSRRWSDGVAGGDATAWHLHGFRAGVAQLLAVIPPIVSLGTPLLWAASNLDQLQTSWNDDLISLSGRSLLLALVAAVLAVTAALVLAIAKRWSSAPWLKSLTFLAGTGYAIPGTVLALALLLTGAPWQVAPLLLLLWGYSDRFLAVAKGGLDAALERISPSLDEAATGMGSPWQRVLKRVHLPLLRGPITVGLLLVFVDTVKELPLTFALRPFDFDTLSVRVFQYAGDERLAEAMLPALMILVLGLVAAMALVPTLDHASRREGSSPPQQTL; via the coding sequence ATGATCGAAGCCGGTGTGCGGTTTGCACGTCCTCGATCAGATCCCCATCGTTCATCGCCAGACTCGTTCCATGGCAATGTCGCAACACCACGTCGCGACAACGGTGTCCGGCCCATCGCTGAAGTGAAGTTGCTGCCCAACCGGAGTGTTGTTCCAAGCCCAACCCGGCTGGCCCTGATCCTGATCGCCTCCATCACTGGCCTGGTTGCGATCTGGCCGGTGTTGACGCTGGTGAGGGAGGCCCTGACGTCTTTGCACAGCGGCTTCAGCGATCTTGGCCCCGATGGCATGCGCCAGATCGTTGGCACCATCCAGCTGCTGCTCGGAACAGCAACGCTGGGCACCTTGCTTGGCACTGCGAACGGTTGGCTGCTGTGCAACTGCCGTTTTCCCGGTCGGGCATGGCTGCGCATCGCCCAGCTGATTCCCCTGGCAACGCCGGCCTATCTCCTCTCGGCGATCCTCGTTGATCTGGGCAGTCGCCATAGCTGGACCATTCACGGCATGGGGTGGGGCATCGCTGTGATGGCCCTGACGACCTACCCCTATGTGTTCCTGCTGAGCACGGAAAGTTTCTCCGTCAGCGGTCAGCGTCAGCTGGAGGCATGCCGGAGCCTGGGGGTTGGTCCCTGGTCAGCCTTCCGGCGTGTGGCCTTGCCCATTGCACTGCCCGCGATCGGCGCCGGCGTCGCTCTCATGGGCATGGAAGTGGTCAATGAACTGGGTGCCGTGCAGCTGCTCGGCATCCCGAGTCTCTCCGCGGGCATCCTGGAAACCTGGCAGTCCAACGGCGATCCCGCAGGCGCCATCAGCTTGGCCTTGATCACGCTGGTGATCGTGTTGACGTTGGTGGTGTGTGAACGCAGCCTGCGCAGGCGCAGTCGACGCTGGAGCGATGGCGTGGCCGGCGGGGATGCAACCGCTTGGCACCTGCATGGATTCCGCGCTGGGGTGGCGCAACTGCTCGCCGTGATCCCTCCGATCGTGAGCCTGGGCACCCCACTGCTGTGGGCCGCCAGCAACTTGGACCAGCTCCAAACCAGCTGGAACGACGATCTGATCAGTCTGAGCGGCCGCAGTCTTTTGCTGGCTCTGGTCGCTGCTGTTTTGGCGGTAACGGCAGCACTGGTGCTGGCCATCGCCAAACGCTGGTCCAGCGCCCCATGGCTGAAAAGCCTCACCTTCCTGGCCGGAACGGGCTACGCCATCCCCGGCACCGTCCTGGCTCTGGCCCTGTTGCTCACGGGCGCCCCCTGGCAGGTCGCCCCCTTGCTCCTGCTGCTGTGGGGCTACAGCGATCGATTTCTGGCGGTGGCGAAAGGAGGCCTGGACGCAGCCCTGGAACGGATCAGCCCGAGCCTCGATGAGGCGGCGACGGGGATGGGATCACCGTGGCAGCGCGTGCTCAAACGGGTGCATCTGCCGCTCTTGCGCGGACCGATCACCGTCGGACTGCTGCTTGTGTTTGTCGACACGGTGAAAGAGCTTCCCCTCACCTTCGCTCTACGGCCTTTCGACTTCGACACGCTCTCGGTGCGCGTGTTCCAGTACGCCGGCGATGAACGGCTGGCCGAAGCGATGTTGCCGGCCCTGATGATCCTTGTTCTGGGGCTGGTCGCCGCCATGGCCTTGGTGCCAACCCTGGATCACGCCTCCAGACGAGAGGGCTCGTCACCCCCGCAGCAAACGCTCTGA